The Dethiosulfovibrio peptidovorans DSM 11002 genome has a window encoding:
- a CDS encoding ComEC/Rec2 family competence protein: MDLLAEAPAVPVLLSLCLSLPWSSRLSPIVMGAIAALFALGSLMVLSVKWDKRRYVMAVLVTTISFVVAFYCSVRLDGNSPSGPIDSTGIVVAERSWGRGRAMVIDTSEGRFVAKVPAIRSSLEGAELDLSGEVVPLRGARDKGGFDERLYWLARGVSGELIVRKSIDRGRSFSLGSLRSNLRRRILLRLPPLTRGYLLASLLGGRDPELERSHRRWGTAHLLAVSGFHVGVVAALTWVVFRRLRLAWLFVSAVVWLYVLLAGGAASSVRAALMIQLATLGPAIGRPSSGVNSVVLAAIALLAWRPWWFWDLGWRLSVSCALVVTAMASTKGVSSWKKALAMSPLLWIVTAPIIAGTFGSVSANGLVLNLVALPVFAVLLPLAALCSLPSLLGLPGGDIFTMIPEGAFELWALGADSIPFVSVGWNPWFPALAVGVVTIVMILRFRIPIYRGGVLLLVLVSLEKLLMDFL, from the coding sequence ATGGATCTCCTGGCGGAGGCTCCAGCCGTCCCCGTATTGCTGTCGCTTTGTCTGTCTCTCCCCTGGTCCTCAAGGCTCTCTCCCATCGTCATGGGAGCGATAGCCGCACTTTTCGCTCTGGGATCTCTGATGGTCCTGTCGGTTAAATGGGACAAAAGACGTTACGTCATGGCGGTCCTGGTGACGACGATATCCTTCGTCGTCGCCTTTTATTGTTCCGTAAGGCTGGATGGAAATTCTCCGTCCGGTCCTATAGACTCGACCGGTATAGTCGTGGCCGAGCGTAGCTGGGGCAGAGGCAGGGCTATGGTGATAGATACCTCGGAGGGGCGTTTCGTCGCCAAGGTTCCTGCGATCCGTTCCTCTCTCGAGGGAGCCGAGTTGGATCTGTCCGGGGAGGTCGTTCCTCTAAGAGGTGCGAGGGATAAGGGAGGTTTCGACGAGAGGCTCTACTGGCTGGCCAGGGGAGTTTCGGGAGAGCTGATAGTAAGGAAGTCGATAGACAGGGGCCGGTCTTTCTCGTTGGGATCCCTGAGATCGAACCTCAGGAGACGGATACTTCTCAGATTGCCTCCTCTCACTAGAGGTTATCTTCTGGCTTCGTTGCTGGGAGGGAGGGACCCCGAACTGGAAAGGTCTCACAGGAGATGGGGAACGGCCCATCTCCTGGCGGTCTCCGGTTTTCACGTAGGGGTGGTGGCCGCTTTGACCTGGGTGGTTTTCAGACGGCTCCGCCTGGCCTGGTTATTCGTCTCCGCCGTAGTGTGGCTCTATGTACTTCTGGCAGGAGGGGCGGCTAGCTCGGTCAGGGCTGCCCTGATGATACAGCTGGCGACCTTGGGACCGGCGATCGGACGGCCTTCCTCCGGGGTAAACTCGGTGGTTTTGGCCGCGATAGCTCTATTGGCCTGGCGTCCCTGGTGGTTCTGGGATCTGGGGTGGCGACTGTCGGTCTCCTGTGCTCTTGTGGTGACGGCCATGGCGTCGACCAAGGGAGTCTCCAGCTGGAAAAAGGCACTGGCTATGAGCCCTCTTTTATGGATCGTAACGGCTCCTATAATAGCAGGGACCTTCGGATCGGTATCGGCCAACGGTCTGGTCCTCAATCTCGTAGCTCTGCCTGTTTTCGCGGTGCTGCTTCCTCTGGCGGCGCTCTGCTCGCTTCCCTCACTTCTAGGTCTTCCTGGAGGAGATATATTTACCATGATTCCCGAGGGGGCCTTCGAGCTTTGGGCTCTGGGAGCGGACTCTATCCCCTTCGTCTCCGTGGGTTGGAATCCATGGTTTCCGGCTTTGGCAGTCGGGGTGGTGACGATAGTGATGATCCTTAGATTCAGAATACCTATCTACAGAGGCGGGGTCCTTTTGCTGGTCCTCGTATCTCTCGAGAAGTTGTTGATGGATTTTTTGTGA
- a CDS encoding ComEA family DNA-binding protein: MKGKDRILHIGLILLGLVCFGGAGLMIRSFSGRWEGMSEPTSKAGPALSVKEAPRVEEDPAPRKVQVPESWVVYVTGAVESPGVYHLPSGSRVYHLVESAGGMTSGADDVAVNLAAPLADGAHVHVPLRSKAARASVDTGRPGSSSSVTALSYAGTSTGSASERSGAVNLNSASSEELETLPGIGPKTAAAILSYREKIGPFRSVDELTKVKGIGPKKLETVRTLVTVR; the protein is encoded by the coding sequence ATGAAGGGGAAGGACCGGATTCTCCATATAGGATTGATCCTGTTGGGTCTGGTGTGTTTCGGCGGCGCCGGGCTTATGATCCGCTCTTTTTCGGGACGCTGGGAAGGTATGTCCGAACCTACATCCAAGGCGGGACCGGCTCTGTCCGTGAAGGAGGCTCCCAGGGTCGAGGAGGACCCAGCTCCCAGGAAAGTCCAAGTCCCCGAGAGCTGGGTGGTCTACGTGACCGGGGCGGTCGAATCTCCCGGGGTCTACCACCTGCCCAGCGGTAGCAGGGTGTACCACCTGGTGGAGTCCGCCGGAGGAATGACATCGGGGGCCGACGACGTCGCGGTTAACCTGGCCGCTCCACTGGCCGACGGTGCCCACGTACACGTTCCTCTTCGATCGAAGGCAGCGAGGGCTTCGGTCGATACCGGCCGCCCCGGAAGTTCGTCTTCGGTTACGGCTCTGTCCTATGCCGGAACTTCCACCGGTTCCGCTTCGGAACGTTCCGGAGCGGTAAACCTCAACTCCGCTTCGTCGGAGGAGTTGGAGACCCTTCCCGGAATAGGGCCTAAAACCGCCGCGGCGATCCTATCCTACAGGGAAAAGATCGGTCCATTTCGTTCGGTGGATGAGCTAACCAAGGTGAAAGGCATAGGTCCTAAAAAGCTGGAGACCGTCAGGACTCTGGTAACGGTGCGTTAG
- the gatA gene encoding Asp-tRNA(Asn)/Glu-tRNA(Gln) amidotransferase subunit GatA, protein MELFRLSATKVASGVKDGRFSAEDVVRSCLSRMESKEPEIHAMLTVTADAAIARARELDGRRSAGEDLGPLGGVPVILKDNMCTAGVKTTCASRILEKWVPPYDATVVRLLLEAGAVLLGKANMDEFAMGGSTENSAFGVTSNPWALDRVPGGSSGGSAAAVAAGYAPIALGSDTGGSIRQPASFCGVYGLKPTYGRTSRYGLVAFASSLDQIGPFARTAEDVALVMEVLGVHDPMDSTSQPVPADEFSQALAARDLKGKRIGYLKEVAEYDYDERMKKALSEAMKACEEAGAEMVEISLGTAIDHGLASYYILAPAEASSNLARFDGVRYGSSSKDSESLMELYLKTRKDGFGDEVKRRILTGTYVLSAGFYDAYYLKAQKVRKVIKQEFAKAFEKVDSIILPPSPTPAFKVGELIDDPIAMYMADVFTIPVNMAGLPGISINVGFSEEGLPLGVQFIAPRWGEKELLSTAVVMEHRFGGAKIADGGDL, encoded by the coding sequence ATGGAGCTTTTCAGACTTTCAGCGACGAAGGTAGCGTCCGGCGTCAAAGATGGTCGTTTCTCCGCCGAGGACGTCGTTCGTTCCTGCCTCTCCAGGATGGAGTCCAAAGAGCCCGAGATCCATGCCATGCTTACCGTTACGGCCGATGCCGCCATCGCCCGAGCCAGGGAGCTGGATGGGCGAAGATCCGCCGGAGAGGACCTAGGTCCTCTCGGAGGGGTTCCAGTGATACTGAAGGATAACATGTGTACAGCAGGGGTAAAGACCACCTGTGCCAGTAGGATCCTCGAGAAATGGGTTCCTCCCTACGACGCCACGGTGGTGAGGCTTCTCTTAGAGGCAGGAGCGGTCCTTCTGGGCAAGGCCAACATGGATGAGTTCGCCATGGGTGGATCTACCGAGAACTCGGCCTTCGGCGTCACTTCCAACCCATGGGCGCTTGACAGGGTTCCAGGGGGAAGTTCCGGAGGAAGCGCTGCCGCGGTCGCAGCGGGATATGCCCCAATCGCCTTGGGCAGCGATACAGGCGGTTCCATCCGTCAGCCTGCCTCTTTCTGTGGAGTCTACGGTCTGAAACCCACTTACGGAAGGACGAGCCGCTACGGTCTGGTTGCCTTCGCGTCCTCTTTGGATCAGATAGGCCCTTTTGCCAGAACCGCCGAGGACGTTGCCTTGGTGATGGAGGTTCTGGGAGTTCACGATCCAATGGATTCCACCAGTCAGCCGGTACCCGCGGACGAGTTCTCCCAGGCCCTAGCCGCTCGAGATCTGAAGGGAAAGAGGATCGGCTATCTTAAAGAGGTCGCCGAGTACGATTATGATGAAAGGATGAAAAAGGCTCTCTCCGAAGCGATGAAGGCCTGTGAGGAAGCCGGGGCGGAGATGGTCGAGATATCTCTGGGAACCGCCATCGATCACGGATTGGCCAGCTATTACATACTGGCTCCTGCCGAGGCCAGCTCCAACCTGGCCCGTTTCGACGGAGTCCGTTATGGATCGTCCTCAAAGGATTCTGAGAGCCTGATGGAGCTTTATCTCAAGACGAGAAAGGACGGTTTCGGGGACGAGGTCAAAAGACGTATCCTGACAGGGACCTACGTTCTGAGCGCCGGTTTCTACGACGCCTATTATCTGAAGGCTCAGAAGGTGCGAAAGGTCATTAAGCAGGAATTTGCCAAGGCCTTCGAAAAGGTCGACTCCATAATACTGCCTCCCTCTCCGACCCCGGCCTTCAAGGTCGGTGAGTTGATAGACGATCCGATCGCCATGTACATGGCCGACGTCTTCACCATTCCGGTCAATATGGCGGGGCTTCCGGGAATATCCATCAACGTCGGTTTTTCCGAGGAAGGTCTTCCTCTTGGAGTCCAGTTCATAGCTCCCCGATGGGGCGAGAAAGAGCTTCTCTCCACCGCTGTGGTGATGGAACACCGTTTCGGAGGGGCCAAAATAGCCGATGGAGGTGATCTGTGA
- a CDS encoding tRNA dihydrouridine synthase, giving the protein MTGSLRPGMEGPSFIVGGLELSNPIMMAPMAGVTLPAVRRMFWRLGAGLAHTEMVSCAGLTRKNRKTTEMLFRAPGEGPLVLQLFAGDSDTLMRGAEIALSLGVPFDALGINMACPMPKVLKKGAGARLLSRLDLAVDMVRRLNRLGLPVWPKIRKIVPDGSGPDTLEFASALVEAGAANVGVHGRTASQRYEGTSDFDEVRRVARALPGVISASGDISGPEDVSKALAGGCVSVFLARGGVTDPFVLPRILSHLGYNIGDSVYDDPPSIETRAALFSDLAEDLSTFHGERVAMVLLKRLMSGVFRGVPGCSSYRRAIASASDWGTMCAHIRDWRQFFERGIKDE; this is encoded by the coding sequence ATGACAGGCTCACTTAGGCCTGGTATGGAGGGACCCTCCTTCATCGTAGGGGGGCTGGAGCTGTCCAATCCGATAATGATGGCTCCTATGGCAGGAGTCACCCTTCCGGCGGTTAGAAGGATGTTCTGGCGGCTCGGAGCAGGGTTGGCTCACACCGAGATGGTCAGCTGTGCCGGACTTACTAGGAAGAACAGGAAGACTACGGAAATGCTTTTCAGGGCTCCCGGAGAGGGGCCTCTGGTCCTCCAGCTTTTCGCAGGAGACTCGGATACCCTCATGCGAGGTGCGGAGATCGCTCTGTCCTTGGGAGTTCCGTTCGATGCCCTGGGCATAAACATGGCCTGCCCCATGCCTAAGGTTCTCAAGAAGGGGGCCGGAGCCAGACTCCTGAGCCGGCTGGACCTGGCGGTCGATATGGTCCGACGTCTGAACCGCCTGGGTCTTCCCGTATGGCCCAAGATAAGAAAGATAGTGCCGGACGGATCGGGACCGGATACGCTGGAGTTCGCGTCGGCTCTTGTGGAGGCAGGTGCGGCTAACGTAGGGGTCCATGGCAGGACCGCTTCTCAGAGATACGAGGGGACCTCCGATTTCGACGAGGTCCGCCGGGTAGCCCGAGCCCTGCCCGGTGTGATATCCGCCTCTGGAGATATCTCCGGTCCCGAGGACGTGTCGAAGGCTCTGGCTGGAGGCTGTGTCTCTGTGTTTCTAGCCAGAGGAGGCGTGACCGATCCCTTCGTGTTGCCACGAATCCTCTCCCACTTGGGCTATAATATCGGAGATTCGGTCTACGACGATCCGCCGTCTATCGAGACGAGAGCGGCTTTGTTTTCCGATCTCGCGGAAGATCTGTCGACCTTCCACGGAGAGAGGGTGGCCATGGTCTTGTTGAAAAGATTGATGTCGGGGGTCTTCCGGGGCGTACCCGGTTGTTCCTCCTACAGAAGGGCTATAGCGTCCGCGTCCGATTGGGGCACCATGTGCGCCCATATCAGGGACTGGAGGCAATTTTTTGAAAGGGGAATAAAAGATGAGTGA
- the ligA gene encoding NAD-dependent DNA ligase LigA: MVSRDILRRYESLKKEIARHDRLYYVLDSPEIDDSSYDRMMRELLELEREHPTLVSDDSPSRRVGGRPLDGFLKVVHSHPMLSLDDVFDVSELRSFLSRATGPVSSFPWVCELKIDGLAVSLIYEDGVFVGGATRGDGSVGEDVTSNLLTVRSLPLRLNIDVPGRLEVRGEVYMAKNSFARLNERREEKGDPLFANPRNAAAGSLRQLDPRVAAERRLDLFVYAVVSPEERGINSQSDLLSWLKKAGLPVQDAWELCSDLDEVEEFVARWQEERFSLSYVTDGVVVKADPVEQWGRLGRTARAPRWAVAYKYPPEEKTTVLKEIEISVGRTGAMTPVAILEPVQLAGSVVRRASLHNEDEIRRKDVRIGDRVKVRKAGEIIPEIVSVDSEARNGTEIPFEMPRNCPICGSEAVRLPDESAWRCPNKSCPAQMNEELRHFASRGCMDIRGLGERVASQLVGSGFVRDLADLYELKEEQIISLDRMGPKSASNLISAIRGSKDRPLAALLAGLGIRHVGKGVAELLVERYGSMEALRRADPEELGSIEGVGPAIAASLEAFFSDDGNIRTLDRLMDHGVRMEERRPETSSDGKLLSGMTFVFTGELKRASRSEAQKLVKSMGGKATSSVSGKTSYVVAGESPGSKLDKAVSLGIPVLDEDGFYEMVESLAGNEKEE; this comes from the coding sequence ATGGTCTCTCGGGATATCCTGAGGCGGTACGAAAGCCTCAAGAAAGAGATAGCCAGGCACGATCGTCTCTATTACGTGCTGGACAGCCCTGAGATCGACGACAGCTCTTACGACCGCATGATGAGGGAGCTTCTGGAACTGGAGAGAGAGCACCCGACCCTCGTCTCAGACGATTCTCCCTCCCGCCGAGTAGGAGGCCGTCCTCTTGACGGCTTCCTCAAGGTGGTACACTCCCACCCCATGCTGAGCCTGGACGACGTCTTCGACGTCTCGGAGCTTCGATCCTTCCTCTCCAGGGCGACCGGCCCCGTAAGTTCCTTTCCCTGGGTATGTGAACTTAAAATAGACGGACTGGCGGTCTCTCTGATCTACGAGGACGGGGTATTCGTAGGAGGGGCCACCAGAGGGGACGGTTCCGTCGGGGAGGACGTCACTTCCAACCTCTTGACGGTGAGATCGCTGCCTCTTCGGCTGAACATCGACGTGCCGGGAAGGCTGGAGGTCAGAGGCGAGGTGTACATGGCGAAGAACAGCTTCGCTAGGTTGAACGAACGAAGGGAGGAGAAGGGTGATCCCCTTTTCGCCAATCCCAGAAACGCCGCTGCCGGTAGTCTGAGACAGCTGGATCCTAGAGTGGCGGCGGAAAGGCGGCTCGATCTGTTCGTCTATGCCGTGGTCTCTCCAGAGGAGAGAGGAATAAATTCCCAGTCCGATCTTTTGTCTTGGTTGAAAAAAGCGGGTCTGCCGGTCCAGGACGCATGGGAACTCTGTTCCGATCTGGATGAGGTGGAGGAATTCGTGGCCCGGTGGCAGGAAGAGCGTTTTTCTCTTTCCTACGTCACCGACGGGGTGGTGGTGAAGGCCGATCCCGTGGAGCAGTGGGGCAGGCTCGGTCGAACAGCCAGGGCTCCGAGATGGGCCGTGGCCTATAAATATCCTCCGGAGGAGAAAACCACCGTCTTGAAGGAAATAGAGATATCGGTGGGTAGGACCGGTGCCATGACCCCGGTGGCCATACTTGAACCGGTTCAACTGGCCGGCAGCGTGGTTCGTCGTGCCAGTCTGCATAACGAGGACGAGATACGCAGGAAGGACGTCAGGATAGGAGACAGAGTCAAGGTCCGAAAGGCCGGCGAGATAATACCGGAGATAGTGTCGGTGGACTCGGAGGCTCGTAACGGAACGGAGATTCCCTTCGAGATGCCTCGCAACTGCCCTATCTGCGGCTCCGAGGCGGTTCGTCTTCCCGACGAGTCCGCCTGGAGGTGTCCCAACAAATCCTGTCCCGCCCAGATGAACGAGGAGCTGAGGCACTTCGCCTCCAGAGGGTGCATGGATATAAGGGGTCTCGGAGAGAGGGTGGCTTCTCAGCTGGTGGGCTCCGGTTTTGTGAGGGATCTGGCCGACCTCTACGAGCTTAAGGAAGAACAGATAATCTCGTTGGACAGGATGGGGCCTAAATCTGCGTCCAATCTGATCTCAGCCATAAGGGGATCCAAGGACCGTCCTCTGGCGGCACTTCTGGCGGGGCTGGGTATAAGGCACGTAGGCAAAGGGGTTGCCGAGCTTCTGGTGGAACGCTACGGATCCATGGAGGCCCTCCGTCGAGCCGATCCGGAGGAACTCGGGTCTATCGAGGGTGTCGGCCCCGCCATTGCAGCCTCGTTGGAGGCGTTTTTCTCCGACGATGGAAACATCCGAACTCTCGACAGGTTGATGGATCACGGAGTCCGAATGGAGGAGAGGCGACCTGAGACGTCGTCGGACGGAAAACTACTCTCGGGAATGACCTTCGTCTTCACCGGAGAGCTGAAGAGGGCGAGTCGTTCGGAAGCTCAGAAACTGGTGAAGTCCATGGGAGGCAAGGCCACATCTTCCGTGAGCGGCAAAACCAGCTACGTGGTGGCAGGAGAATCGCCGGGGAGCAAGCTCGATAAGGCCGTATCGCTGGGAATCCCCGTCTTGGACGAAGATGGATTCTACGAGATGGTCGAATCCCTTGCCGGTAACGAAAAGGAGGAATAG
- the lysS gene encoding lysine--tRNA ligase, whose product MSDMERGSLTPEEEILSQRMDKLRRLREEEGYDPYVNESWGVKHTLAEVRRDHDDISVDESREDVSLSVAGRLMTVRKQGKASFANMQDETGSMQLYFRLDSMGEECYRFFKKWIDAGDIIGVEGHPFRTRRGELTIAVTRCVLLSKALRPLPEKWHGLTDTEVRYRKRYVDLMVNPEVRDVFRQRARIISSVRKTLEDHGTLEVETPMLSYLAGGANARPFVTHHNALDLDMYLRIATELHLKRLVVGMMGRVYEMGKNFRNEGMDAMHNPEFTAMEVYWPYCDYVDMMDLTEEIVRKAALDATGSTTVTWQGTELDLGKPFRRATMVELVKEHCGVDFDGIDDDNEARRIAEGEGLALEGDESRFKVLTMMVEEFVEEHLVQPTFVMGHPTEISPLSKRNPDNPDYTHRFELFVCGSEVANGFSELNDPIDQRARFEDQAKLKAAGDEEGHPFDEDFVNALEQGLPPTGGLGIGIDRLIMFLTDSRSIRDVILFPTMKPKA is encoded by the coding sequence ATGAGTGATATGGAGCGGGGATCCTTGACTCCCGAGGAGGAGATACTCAGCCAGAGGATGGACAAGCTGAGAAGGTTGAGGGAGGAAGAGGGATACGATCCCTACGTCAACGAGAGCTGGGGGGTCAAACATACCCTGGCCGAGGTCCGTAGAGACCACGACGATATCTCCGTCGACGAGTCCAGAGAAGATGTCTCCCTTTCGGTGGCGGGCCGTCTAATGACAGTCAGAAAACAGGGGAAGGCCTCTTTCGCCAACATGCAGGACGAGACGGGGTCCATGCAGCTCTATTTCCGTCTGGATTCCATGGGAGAGGAATGCTACCGGTTCTTCAAGAAATGGATAGACGCCGGGGATATCATCGGTGTAGAGGGACATCCCTTCCGCACCAGAAGAGGGGAGCTTACCATAGCGGTAACTCGGTGCGTGCTTCTCAGCAAGGCATTGAGGCCTTTGCCGGAGAAGTGGCACGGTCTTACCGATACTGAGGTCCGTTACCGCAAGAGGTACGTCGACCTGATGGTAAATCCTGAGGTCAGGGACGTTTTCCGCCAGAGGGCGAGGATAATATCGTCGGTTAGAAAGACCCTCGAGGATCACGGCACCCTGGAGGTGGAGACCCCGATGCTCTCCTACCTGGCGGGAGGGGCGAACGCCAGGCCCTTCGTGACCCACCACAACGCTCTGGATCTGGATATGTACCTCCGTATAGCCACGGAGCTTCACCTGAAGAGATTGGTCGTGGGGATGATGGGGCGAGTATACGAGATGGGCAAGAACTTCCGCAACGAGGGAATGGACGCCATGCACAACCCCGAGTTCACCGCCATGGAGGTCTACTGGCCCTACTGCGACTACGTCGACATGATGGACCTCACAGAGGAGATAGTGAGAAAGGCGGCTCTCGACGCCACAGGCAGCACCACGGTCACCTGGCAGGGAACCGAGTTGGATCTTGGCAAACCCTTCCGTAGGGCCACCATGGTGGAGTTGGTCAAGGAGCATTGCGGGGTGGACTTCGACGGCATAGACGACGATAACGAAGCCCGCAGGATAGCCGAGGGCGAGGGGCTGGCGCTGGAGGGCGACGAGAGTCGCTTCAAGGTTCTCACCATGATGGTGGAGGAGTTTGTGGAAGAACATCTCGTACAGCCCACCTTCGTCATGGGCCATCCCACCGAGATATCACCTCTGTCCAAGAGGAATCCGGACAATCCGGACTACACCCATCGTTTCGAGCTGTTCGTCTGCGGCAGCGAGGTGGCCAACGGTTTCAGCGAGCTCAACGACCCCATAGATCAGAGGGCCCGCTTCGAGGATCAGGCAAAATTGAAGGCGGCAGGAGACGAGGAGGGCCATCCCTTCGACGAGGACTTCGTCAACGCCCTGGAACAAGGGCTTCCTCCGACAGGTGGGCTGGGGATAGGCATAGACAGGCTGATCATGTTCCTGACGGACAGCAGATCCATAAGGGACGTCATCCTGTTTCCGACGATGAAGCCCAAGGCCTGA
- the gatC gene encoding Asp-tRNA(Asn)/Glu-tRNA(Gln) amidotransferase subunit GatC, which translates to MKITPEDVKKVGLLARLEVGEDEVGPLTEHFNTILDYFDKMEELDLSDVDPFTIEDAEPLKLRKDEPVRWENRDAILDQSPSRQGDFIKVPRIGGDA; encoded by the coding sequence ATGAAAATAACCCCTGAAGACGTAAAGAAGGTGGGGTTGCTGGCTCGACTTGAGGTCGGAGAAGACGAAGTCGGACCTTTGACGGAGCACTTCAACACGATCCTGGACTATTTCGACAAGATGGAGGAGCTGGATCTGTCCGACGTGGATCCCTTCACCATAGAGGACGCCGAGCCACTGAAGCTCCGCAAGGACGAACCGGTTCGCTGGGAGAACAGGGATGCCATATTGGATCAGTCCCCCTCGCGGCAGGGCGACTTCATAAAGGTGCCCAGAATAGGAGGGGATGCGTGA
- a CDS encoding type III pantothenate kinase encodes MILVIDVGNTTTVIGVFEGNRLVRHWRLVSERKTSDEVGILLLNLLTLSSISPSDITGAAMSSVVPSLDLIIAEAVESYIGVRCIRVNADLDIGLSIAYENRWEVGADRLVNSVAGISKYGSPLIVVDFGTAITLDVISEDGAYLGGTISPGLVTSMDALFGKTSKLPQVALEAPGSVIGKNTRWAIQSGVVYGTAGSVDALVRRIWKQIGRESPVIATGGHSATVASVSETISSLEPWLTLEGLRLIYDRLT; translated from the coding sequence ATGATCCTGGTCATTGACGTAGGGAACACTACGACCGTTATAGGAGTATTCGAGGGAAACCGTCTGGTCCGACATTGGAGATTGGTGTCCGAGAGGAAGACTTCCGACGAGGTGGGGATCCTCCTGCTGAACCTGCTTACGCTTTCGTCCATCTCTCCGTCGGACATAACCGGGGCTGCCATGTCCAGCGTGGTCCCCTCCTTGGATCTCATAATAGCGGAGGCGGTCGAGTCATATATAGGGGTTCGCTGTATAAGGGTTAACGCCGATCTCGATATAGGGCTTTCCATAGCCTACGAAAACCGCTGGGAGGTCGGGGCCGACAGATTGGTCAACTCGGTGGCGGGAATATCCAAATACGGATCGCCTCTGATAGTGGTGGATTTCGGAACAGCCATAACTCTGGACGTCATATCCGAAGACGGAGCCTATCTTGGAGGCACCATATCGCCCGGGTTGGTCACCAGCATGGACGCCCTTTTCGGCAAGACCTCAAAACTGCCGCAGGTGGCGCTGGAGGCCCCAGGATCGGTAATAGGAAAAAACACCAGGTGGGCCATTCAGTCCGGCGTCGTCTACGGTACCGCCGGTTCGGTGGATGCTCTGGTCCGCAGGATATGGAAGCAGATCGGAAGGGAGAGCCCCGTGATCGCCACCGGAGGACATTCGGCGACGGTGGCATCGGTCTCGGAGACGATCTCTTCCTTGGAGCCATGGCTGACCCTGGAGGGATTGAGGTTGATATATGACAGGCTCACTTAG